The Desulfovibrio subterraneus genome has a segment encoding these proteins:
- a CDS encoding aminotransferase class IV has product MIYYRQGELHDGGVRQDISSPAFRFGVGFFETLLYNGTAVCHLQAHLARARHSLEYFGFDAEELDYDGAIDAVLAANDLNGTPARVNIFYPVEDEHGPVVPVVTAASYTPQADKNYRLSISVSPVQNPYFIHKTMNYMLHWMERRNASMMGYDDAILVQPGGIVLETTTAALVFSDGANFCAPNSFDRLESTALAATKELLAVHGCTIRTHMTGSFRHAYVLNSLIGMRPVISINGTKYEPDEDTCRRMTAVICG; this is encoded by the coding sequence ATGATATACTACCGACAAGGCGAACTGCATGACGGGGGAGTGCGGCAGGATATTTCGTCACCCGCATTCCGTTTCGGCGTAGGATTTTTTGAAACACTGCTCTACAACGGCACGGCTGTCTGCCATTTGCAGGCCCACCTTGCCCGCGCCCGCCACAGTCTGGAGTATTTCGGCTTTGATGCGGAAGAACTGGACTACGACGGCGCCATAGACGCCGTTCTGGCCGCCAACGACCTGAACGGAACACCGGCCCGCGTGAATATCTTCTACCCCGTGGAAGACGAACACGGCCCTGTCGTTCCCGTTGTCACAGCTGCCTCCTACACCCCGCAGGCAGACAAAAACTATCGCCTTTCCATCTCAGTATCCCCTGTACAAAACCCCTATTTCATCCATAAAACCATGAACTACATGCTGCACTGGATGGAACGGCGCAATGCCTCCATGATGGGGTATGATGACGCCATTCTCGTGCAACCGGGGGGGATTGTGCTGGAGACAACCACTGCCGCCCTTGTCTTCAGCGACGGAGCCAACTTCTGCGCGCCAAACAGCTTCGACAGACTGGAATCCACCGCGCTTGCTGCGACAAAAGAACTGCTTGCCGTGCATGGTTGCACCATCCGCACGCACATGACAGGCTCTTTCCGCCATGCCTATGTGCTTAACTCGCTTATCGGCATGCGCCCTGTCATCTCCATAAACGGGACGAAGTATGAACCTGACGAAGATACATGCAGGCGGATGACGGCCGTTATCTGCGGATGA
- a CDS encoding anthranilate synthase component I family protein: MPCVFSASVSSRTLPALLHHLARTYHADLLLCGPLAPAAAPRTERSIAGIAPVRELELHTDTPREHLHDFCFTPCATAVSGTIGYLNYTGGLARYGIRSDKPENSPNGRADQKPKNWPEDTPESKLADRQKDLPEGLFRQYAIQLIISPAQEPCSPPHSVDGTAGTDTGNHTARHDSRHDSGHDYGHDKRHGKEHVLECHTAEILPDSLCGKQSAALIDELKALCTGVIPPDPIPAHVAPLSRDALSRRLRQSLDRKGYVRGVERVLEHIRDGDTYQLNLSTRFDADLSGTGFDPLTFFMHMWDQHPAPFYAWLSHGSTRILSTSPERFLCVRDGQVLSQPIKGTLEFESFTEGMEKALTASPKESAELSMIVDLIRNDIAACCEYGSVQVSAHKETFTVDRLIQMYSDVRGTLRSGFTCLDLLLDAFPGGSVTGCPKQRTMRIIEAEEPHSRGLYCGSVVFIEDPQNMDSSIAIRTGWYDSITKALCFFSGSGIVLDSNPESEYRETLAKAGKFLRALAP; encoded by the coding sequence ATGCCCTGCGTTTTTTCCGCCTCTGTCAGTAGCCGTACCCTGCCCGCACTGCTGCACCATCTTGCCCGCACCTACCATGCGGACCTGCTGCTGTGCGGCCCTCTGGCGCCTGCCGCCGCACCGCGCACGGAACGCAGTATTGCGGGCATTGCCCCTGTGCGCGAACTTGAACTGCATACCGATACACCACGCGAGCACCTGCATGACTTCTGCTTCACCCCCTGCGCAACCGCTGTATCGGGAACCATAGGCTACCTGAACTACACCGGCGGACTGGCCCGATACGGCATCCGGAGTGATAAGCCGGAGAATAGTCCAAATGGCAGAGCAGACCAAAAGCCGAAAAACTGGCCCGAAGACACACCGGAAAGTAAGCTGGCGGACAGGCAGAAAGACCTGCCGGAAGGACTTTTCCGGCAATACGCCATCCAGCTCATCATCTCCCCCGCACAGGAACCGTGCTCCCCGCCGCATTCTGTTGACGGTACCGCAGGCACTGATACGGGCAACCATACGGCCAGACATGACAGCAGGCATGACAGCGGGCATGACTATGGCCATGACAAGAGACATGGCAAGGAGCATGTGCTGGAGTGCCACACCGCTGAAATTCTTCCTGATTCCCTGTGCGGAAAGCAATCTGCGGCCCTGATCGACGAACTGAAAGCCCTGTGCACCGGAGTGATACCGCCAGACCCGATACCCGCCCATGTCGCCCCGCTCTCCCGCGATGCCCTTTCCCGCAGACTGCGCCAGTCCCTCGACCGGAAAGGCTACGTGCGCGGGGTCGAGCGAGTGCTTGAGCATATCCGCGACGGCGACACCTACCAGCTCAATCTCTCCACCCGCTTTGATGCGGACCTTTCCGGCACCGGCTTTGACCCCCTCACCTTTTTCATGCACATGTGGGATCAGCACCCCGCGCCTTTTTATGCGTGGCTGTCCCACGGCTCCACGCGCATCCTCTCCACCTCGCCGGAACGCTTTCTCTGCGTGCGGGACGGGCAGGTGCTCTCGCAGCCTATCAAGGGCACGCTGGAATTCGAGTCCTTCACAGAGGGCATGGAGAAGGCACTGACAGCCTCCCCCAAAGAGAGCGCAGAGCTTTCCATGATCGTGGACCTTATCCGCAACGATATCGCAGCCTGTTGCGAATACGGCAGCGTGCAGGTTTCCGCCCACAAGGAAACCTTCACCGTGGATCGGCTCATTCAGATGTATTCGGATGTACGCGGCACACTGCGCTCAGGCTTCACATGCCTTGACCTGCTGCTGGACGCCTTTCCCGGCGGCTCGGTCACCGGCTGCCCCAAGCAGCGCACCATGCGCATAATAGAAGCGGAAGAACCGCACAGCCGAGGACTGTATTGCGGCAGCGTTGTCTTTATCGAAGACCCGCAGAACATGGACTCCAGCATCGCCATACGCACCGGCTGGTATGATAGTATCACCAAAGCCCTTTGCTTCTTTTCCGGAAGCGGTATAGTACTAGATTCCAATCCTGAAAGTGAATATCGAGAAACGCTTGCCAAGGCGGGCAAATTCCTACGGGCGCTGGCACCATGA
- a CDS encoding aminodeoxychorismate/anthranilate synthase component II, with amino-acid sequence MRLLLADNNDSFTRNLEHLLMAATAITPQVAPYAALKDMAPEHYDCIVISPGPGHPREYPDYARFLDSGVPVLGICMGMQIINSHFGGTTSRLPASMGGAHGKQGDILMEGTVRTVARYHSLHCDTVGEGLRITATLREQNPDGPPVVMALQHESRPLMGYQFHPESFLTPNGTWYIEHALRFFRLCQ; translated from the coding sequence GTGCGCCTGCTGCTCGCTGACAACAACGACAGCTTCACCCGCAATCTGGAACACCTGCTGATGGCCGCAACCGCAATCACACCGCAAGTGGCTCCGTATGCAGCGCTGAAGGATATGGCACCGGAGCACTACGACTGCATCGTCATTTCCCCCGGGCCCGGGCACCCGCGTGAATATCCCGATTATGCACGTTTTCTGGACAGCGGCGTCCCCGTGCTCGGCATATGCATGGGCATGCAGATCATAAACAGCCACTTCGGCGGCACCACAAGCCGGCTCCCCGCCAGCATGGGCGGCGCGCATGGCAAGCAGGGCGATATTCTCATGGAAGGCACGGTACGCACCGTGGCCCGCTACCATTCCCTGCACTGTGACACTGTAGGCGAAGGCCTGCGGATAACCGCAACGCTGCGGGAACAGAACCCCGATGGCCCGCCCGTGGTCATGGCGCTGCAGCACGAAAGCCGCCCGCTCATGGGCTATCAGTTTCATCCCGAATCCTTTCTCACCCCTAATGGCACGTGGTACATAGAACATGCCCTGCGTTTTTTCCGCCTCTGTCAGTAG
- a CDS encoding polyphenol oxidase family protein, whose translation MAVNFIPFRFPGIPSVRCAFQTRRGGVSQGDFGGSNISHDVGDNAEHVAANRSQLMQALGVETWCELRQVHGDALVFDPQHVPADTAATVEADGSATHNAGQVLVIKTADCQPILIAHTSGRYIAALHAGWRGNRIGYPQSAVRAFCERYNVLPKDLMAVRGPSLGPAMAEFVNFDMEWGKDWTRWFDAERKTMNLWQLTRDQLQEAGIPAGNIFGIDLCTHSHADMFFSYRRSRVEGRQASLIWIQPE comes from the coding sequence ATGGCTGTAAACTTCATCCCCTTCCGTTTTCCCGGCATTCCGTCCGTGCGCTGCGCTTTTCAAACCCGCAGGGGCGGCGTGAGCCAAGGCGATTTCGGCGGTTCCAACATCTCCCATGACGTAGGGGACAATGCGGAGCATGTTGCGGCAAACCGCAGCCAGCTCATGCAGGCACTTGGTGTGGAAACATGGTGTGAGCTGCGGCAGGTGCATGGTGATGCGCTGGTCTTCGACCCGCAGCATGTACCCGCTGACACGGCAGCCACCGTAGAAGCAGACGGCTCAGCCACGCACAATGCCGGCCAGGTGCTGGTCATCAAGACCGCAGACTGCCAGCCCATTCTCATCGCCCACACCAGCGGCAGATATATTGCCGCCCTGCACGCTGGCTGGCGCGGCAACCGCATCGGCTATCCGCAAAGCGCGGTCAGAGCCTTCTGCGAACGCTACAACGTGCTCCCCAAAGATCTCATGGCCGTGCGTGGCCCCAGCCTTGGGCCTGCCATGGCGGAATTCGTGAACTTTGACATGGAATGGGGCAAGGACTGGACCCGCTGGTTCGATGCGGAAAGAAAGACCATGAACCTCTGGCAGCTCACCCGCGACCAGTTGCAGGAGGCGGGCATTCCCGCAGGCAACATCTTCGGTATCGACCTGTGCACCCACTCCCATGCGGACATGTTCTTCTCATACCGCCGCAGCAGGGTTGAAGGGCGTCAGGCTTCGCTTATCTGGATTCAGCCGGAGTAA
- a CDS encoding 5-formyltetrahydrofolate cyclo-ligase, translated as MFLVRVVPSEVGGLPESGRREHGTPACEGGASELSATLQTISRDGNDDRTASRAQLFTYGRRFSAPETDIRMNKQTLRKQLLAEREALSADMVHACSIAAQGHISGLQEWKKARQIVLYVAFRNELDTSELLRQAWRDGKTVLLPRVDPERKGEMDLCPCRGEHELLRGTFGVREPDPLACPPMSPDHPEFEPDLLLTPGLGFDRQGNRLGFGAGYYDRYLAHPSMKRTLKIGFAYSFQILPELPADPWDVRMNALCSEKELTWL; from the coding sequence ATGTTCCTTGTTAGAGTCGTCCCTTCCGAGGTAGGCGGGCTGCCGGAATCCGGCAGGAGAGAGCACGGAACACCTGCCTGCGAAGGTGGTGCTTCCGAACTATCCGCCACTCTACAGACTATTTCACGGGACGGCAATGACGACAGAACCGCTTCCCGCGCTCAGCTTTTTACCTATGGCCGGCGCTTCAGCGCGCCGGAAACAGATATCCGGATGAACAAACAGACACTCAGAAAACAGCTGCTCGCCGAACGCGAAGCACTCTCTGCCGACATGGTACACGCCTGCTCTATTGCCGCCCAGGGACACATATCAGGACTGCAGGAATGGAAAAAGGCCCGTCAGATAGTACTCTATGTGGCCTTTCGCAACGAGCTGGACACTTCGGAACTGCTCAGACAGGCGTGGCGGGATGGAAAGACAGTGCTCCTGCCCAGAGTCGATCCTGAACGCAAGGGAGAAATGGACCTCTGCCCCTGCCGTGGAGAGCACGAACTGCTCAGAGGCACCTTTGGCGTCCGCGAACCTGACCCGCTGGCCTGCCCGCCCATGTCCCCGGACCATCCCGAATTCGAGCCGGATCTCCTTCTGACTCCCGGTCTCGGATTTGACCGGCAGGGCAACAGGCTCGGCTTCGGTGCCGGATACTACGACCGCTATCTGGCGCACCCTTCCATGAAGCGCACCCTCAAGATCGGCTTTGCCTACTCCTTCCAGATTCTGCCCGAACTTCCGGCAGACCCGTGGGATGTGCGCATGAACGCCCTGTGCAGCGAAAAGGAACTTACATGGCTGTAA
- a CDS encoding metallophosphoesterase family protein, whose product MQSGEYWIGLGDIHDDTARIGDIPGLRQAAGVILSGDLTIGGSVKQAERVMHAVSACNPNIFAQIGNMDRMDVTGYLEANGWNIHVKARELAPGIGIMGVGTSTFTPFGTPSEFPESRIAEWLDEAYRAAMPYRRLILVSHTPPFNTDCDRISCGTHVGSRAVREFIEEHQPDICLCGHIHEARGVDMVGRTTVINTGAFSSGGYAVIRNSGRRLRAELQLL is encoded by the coding sequence ATGCAAAGTGGTGAATATTGGATCGGTCTGGGCGACATCCACGACGATACCGCCCGAATCGGAGATATACCCGGACTACGTCAGGCCGCAGGCGTCATTCTGTCCGGAGACCTGACCATCGGAGGCAGCGTGAAACAGGCGGAGCGGGTAATGCACGCCGTGAGCGCCTGCAATCCGAACATATTCGCCCAGATCGGCAACATGGACCGCATGGATGTGACGGGGTATCTGGAGGCAAACGGGTGGAATATTCATGTGAAGGCTCGCGAGCTCGCACCCGGTATAGGCATTATGGGCGTGGGTACCTCTACGTTCACTCCTTTTGGCACGCCCTCGGAGTTTCCGGAGTCGCGCATTGCCGAGTGGCTGGACGAGGCCTACCGCGCGGCCATGCCCTACAGGCGGCTCATTCTGGTTTCGCACACCCCGCCGTTCAACACTGACTGCGACCGCATTTCCTGCGGCACACATGTGGGCAGCAGGGCCGTTCGTGAATTTATAGAAGAACACCAGCCGGACATTTGCCTGTGCGGCCACATTCACGAGGCGCGCGGTGTGGATATGGTGGGACGCACAACTGTCATTAATACAGGGGCTTTTTCCAGCGGCGGGTATGCGGTAATACGTAATTCGGGGAGAAGATTGCGCGCGGAATTGCAGCTTTTGTAG
- the infA gene encoding translation initiation factor IF-1, whose product MAKEEAIQVTGEVIEALPNAMFQVRLENGHVMLAHISGKMRKFRIRVLPGDKVTVELSPYDLSRGRITFRPR is encoded by the coding sequence ATGGCCAAAGAAGAAGCCATTCAGGTTACCGGCGAAGTCATTGAAGCCCTGCCCAACGCAATGTTTCAGGTGCGCCTTGAGAACGGACACGTAATGCTGGCTCACATATCCGGCAAGATGCGCAAGTTCCGCATCCGTGTGCTTCCCGGCGACAAGGTGACCGTAGAGCTTTCGCCCTACGATCTCAGCCGCGGCCGCATCACCTTCCGCCCGCGTTAG
- a CDS encoding PFL family protein, whose protein sequence is MLTDREVLSTLAMLRNEHLDVRTVTLGVSLFDCASDNFDTFADKVRAKIGKYAEKLVATCDEVGDKYGIPVVNKRISVSPMGVVCASFTSDQMVKACKVLDDAAKAAGVNFLGGFGALVEKGMTRGDRALIDSLPEALAVTDCVCSSINVASSRSGINMDAVALMGETIKSIANRTADRGGLGCAKLVVFANIPQDVPFMAGAYLGVGEPEVVINVGVSGPGVVKKAIDRAMERNPNRTLSDIAEVIKRTAFKVTRVGEIIGTEVAARLGLPFGVADLSLAPTPEVGDSVGEIFQSMGLSSIGAPGSTAVLAMLNDAVKKGGAFASSHVGGLSGAFIPVSEDSSIAAAAASGALTLEKLEAMTSVCSVGLDMVAIPGDTSAATISAIIADEMAIGMINSKTTAVRIIPVPGKGVGELVSFGGLLGEARIMPVPGGNAENFIRLGGRIPAPIHSLKN, encoded by the coding sequence ATGCTGACGGATCGTGAAGTACTCAGCACACTGGCCATGCTCCGCAACGAGCACCTTGACGTGCGTACCGTCACGCTGGGCGTGAGCCTCTTCGACTGCGCCAGCGACAACTTCGACACCTTTGCCGACAAGGTGCGCGCCAAGATCGGCAAATATGCCGAAAAGCTCGTGGCCACCTGCGACGAGGTGGGCGACAAATACGGCATTCCCGTTGTGAACAAGCGCATCAGCGTCAGCCCCATGGGGGTTGTGTGCGCCTCGTTCACCTCTGACCAGATGGTCAAGGCCTGCAAGGTTCTGGATGATGCTGCAAAGGCTGCGGGAGTCAACTTCCTCGGCGGTTTCGGCGCTCTGGTAGAAAAGGGCATGACGAGAGGTGACCGCGCGCTTATCGATTCCTTACCGGAAGCTTTGGCCGTAACCGACTGTGTCTGCTCCTCCATTAACGTGGCCTCCTCGCGCAGCGGCATCAACATGGACGCCGTGGCCCTGATGGGCGAAACCATCAAGTCCATTGCCAACCGCACCGCTGACCGCGGCGGCCTTGGCTGTGCCAAGCTGGTGGTCTTTGCCAACATTCCGCAGGACGTCCCCTTCATGGCCGGTGCCTACCTTGGTGTGGGCGAGCCTGAAGTGGTCATCAACGTGGGTGTCTCCGGCCCCGGTGTGGTCAAGAAGGCCATCGACCGTGCCATGGAGCGCAACCCCAACCGCACGCTCAGCGACATTGCCGAAGTCATCAAGCGCACCGCCTTCAAGGTTACGCGCGTTGGCGAAATCATCGGCACCGAAGTGGCTGCCCGCCTCGGCCTGCCCTTCGGCGTGGCCGACCTTTCCCTTGCTCCCACTCCTGAAGTGGGCGACTCCGTGGGCGAAATTTTCCAGAGCATGGGGCTTTCCTCCATCGGTGCTCCCGGCTCAACCGCCGTGCTGGCCATGCTGAACGATGCGGTCAAGAAGGGCGGTGCCTTTGCATCCTCCCACGTGGGCGGCCTTTCCGGCGCGTTCATTCCCGTATCGGAAGATTCCAGCATCGCCGCTGCAGCCGCATCCGGCGCCCTGACGCTGGAAAAGCTGGAAGCAATGACCAGCGTGTGCTCGGTGGGCCTCGACATGGTTGCCATTCCCGGCGACACCTCCGCCGCCACCATTTCCGCCATCATTGCGGACGAAATGGCAATCGGCATGATCAACTCCAAGACCACGGCCGTGCGCATCATTCCCGTCCCCGGCAAGGGCGTGGGCGAGCTGGTCAGCTTCGGCGGCCTGCTTGGTGAAGCACGCATCATGCCTGTTCCCGGCGGCAACGCAGAGAACTTCATCCGCCTTGGCGGACGTATTCCTGCCCCCATACACAGCCTGAAAAACTAG
- a CDS encoding glycine cleavage system protein R, producing the protein MYKVVVSFLGRDCPGIVHAVSSLMNELDCNIDEVSQTILHSEFAAIVIADVPDALQIDTLHAKLEAGLEQRKVDLNVTARLFDGSGWGDTIATEPYVVTVDGPDRPGLIAGVTGVFSRHNVNIENLKALMPGGKDDGNALIVYEVAVPLTKDIADLRAELREEADKLAVRVSMQHRDIFEAVHRVQPV; encoded by the coding sequence ATGTATAAAGTAGTTGTTTCCTTTCTGGGACGTGACTGTCCGGGCATCGTGCATGCGGTGTCCAGCCTCATGAACGAGCTGGATTGCAATATCGACGAAGTAAGCCAGACCATTCTGCACAGCGAATTCGCGGCCATCGTCATTGCCGATGTGCCGGATGCACTGCAGATTGATACGCTGCACGCCAAGCTCGAAGCCGGCCTTGAGCAGCGCAAGGTGGACCTTAACGTCACCGCCCGCCTGTTTGACGGTTCCGGATGGGGCGACACCATCGCCACCGAGCCTTATGTGGTTACCGTTGACGGCCCCGACCGTCCGGGTCTGATTGCCGGTGTCACCGGCGTTTTCTCCCGCCACAACGTGAATATCGAGAACCTCAAGGCCCTCATGCCCGGCGGCAAGGACGACGGCAACGCCCTCATCGTTTACGAGGTGGCCGTGCCTCTTACCAAGGACATTGCCGATCTGCGCGCCGAACTGCGCGAAGAGGCCGACAAGCTCGCCGTGCGCGTGAGCATGCAGCACCGCGACATCTTCGAAGCCGTGCACCGCGTGCAGCCCGTCTAA
- a CDS encoding cytochrome ubiquinol oxidase subunit I yields MDVVLLSRLQFAVTVFFHFIFVPLTLGLSIILAVMETMYVRTGDEMYKRMVKYWGKLFIINFTLGVVTGITLEFQFGTNWSRYSEYVGDIFGSLLAIEATAAFFLESTFLAVWWFGWEKVSKKMHCFAIWMVAFASNLSALWIIIANGFMQNPVGYVIRNGRAELDDFFAVVTNPYSMGQYPHTVIASWMLAGFFVMGVSAWHLLRKNEEAFFQKSFKYGAAFALVFAVTVAISGHHQGNVVAELQPAKLAAMESHWETMKGAPMNLLVMPDEANERNSIEALAVPNALSILAFNDPNAEVKGLKDFPKEDRPPVLITFLSFRVMVGLGTLFPILAGLAWLWREKIQEKPWLLKALIYTIPLPYAAIMFGWTVAEVGRQPWIVYGMMRTNDAVSPVDASSVLTSIIAFVVVYSLLGVLDIYLLRKYALKGPKKA; encoded by the coding sequence ATGGATGTTGTTCTGTTGTCGAGGTTGCAGTTTGCTGTGACCGTATTCTTCCACTTCATTTTTGTTCCGCTCACGCTGGGCCTTTCCATCATACTTGCTGTGATGGAAACCATGTACGTCCGCACCGGTGACGAGATGTACAAACGCATGGTCAAGTACTGGGGCAAGTTGTTCATCATCAACTTCACCCTCGGCGTGGTGACGGGTATCACCCTCGAATTCCAGTTCGGCACCAACTGGTCCCGCTACTCGGAATATGTGGGGGACATCTTCGGTTCGCTGCTGGCCATTGAAGCCACGGCGGCCTTCTTCCTCGAATCCACCTTCCTTGCCGTATGGTGGTTCGGTTGGGAAAAGGTATCCAAGAAGATGCACTGTTTCGCCATCTGGATGGTGGCATTCGCCTCCAACCTCTCCGCACTCTGGATCATCATCGCCAACGGCTTCATGCAGAACCCCGTCGGGTATGTCATCCGTAACGGCCGCGCAGAGCTGGACGACTTCTTTGCCGTTGTGACCAACCCCTATTCCATGGGGCAGTATCCGCACACGGTCATCGCATCGTGGATGCTGGCAGGCTTCTTCGTGATGGGTGTTTCCGCATGGCATCTGCTGCGCAAGAACGAAGAGGCTTTCTTCCAGAAGTCCTTCAAATACGGTGCGGCCTTTGCGCTTGTTTTTGCCGTGACAGTAGCCATTTCCGGCCACCATCAGGGTAACGTGGTTGCCGAACTGCAGCCTGCCAAGCTGGCTGCCATGGAATCCCACTGGGAAACCATGAAGGGCGCTCCCATGAACCTGCTGGTCATGCCTGACGAAGCGAACGAGAGAAACTCCATTGAAGCTCTCGCCGTTCCCAATGCGCTCTCCATTCTCGCCTTCAACGATCCCAATGCCGAAGTGAAGGGCCTGAAGGACTTCCCCAAGGAAGACCGTCCGCCCGTGCTTATCACCTTCCTCAGCTTCCGCGTGATGGTGGGCCTTGGCACCCTGTTCCCGATTCTCGCAGGCCTTGCATGGCTGTGGCGTGAAAAGATTCAGGAAAAGCCCTGGCTGCTCAAGGCGCTTATCTACACCATCCCCCTGCCGTACGCGGCCATCATGTTCGGCTGGACAGTGGCAGAAGTGGGCCGCCAGCCCTGGATCGTCTATGGAATGATGCGCACGAACGATGCTGTATCCCCCGTGGATGCCTCCTCGGTGCTGACCTCCATCATTGCCTTTGTGGTGGTCTATTCACTGCTGGGCGTGCTGGACATCTACCTGCTGCGCAAGTATGCGCTGAAGGGTCCCAAGAAGGCTTAG
- the cydB gene encoding cytochrome d ubiquinol oxidase subunit II yields the protein MFLETVWFMLWGLLWAIYFILDGFDLGMGTLMPFLAKNEKEKRTIYNAAAPFWDGNEVWLITAGGVTFAAFPKAYAVMFSALYAPLLMLLFALIFRAVSFEFRNKVESDAWRKVWDFSLFLGSFVPALLLGVAFANLFQGIPIDGEGVYHGNLLKLLNPYGLLGGVMFVLMFCLHGALWLAIKSSGELHERAMKTAANLWPYFLASAVAFLAASAVYTNLYDNYLAIPPLMGVIILAVVSLFTTRLFISSDSTVLAWFSSAVTILCCTLFGVIGMFPALIPSNIDALYHVTIYNGASSPLTLKIMLGVALTFVPVVIFYQAWVYKVFSFKITDKDLASDEAY from the coding sequence ATGTTTTTGGAAACCGTATGGTTCATGCTTTGGGGCCTTCTCTGGGCCATCTACTTCATTCTTGACGGGTTCGATCTCGGCATGGGCACGCTGATGCCGTTCCTTGCCAAGAACGAAAAGGAAAAACGCACCATCTACAACGCTGCCGCACCCTTCTGGGACGGTAACGAGGTGTGGCTCATCACTGCAGGCGGCGTAACCTTTGCCGCGTTCCCCAAGGCGTATGCCGTCATGTTCAGCGCGCTTTATGCACCGCTGCTCATGCTGTTGTTCGCCCTGATCTTCCGCGCTGTCAGCTTTGAATTCCGCAACAAGGTGGAATCCGACGCATGGCGCAAGGTGTGGGACTTCTCCCTGTTCCTTGGCAGCTTCGTACCCGCATTGCTGCTGGGCGTGGCCTTTGCCAACCTGTTCCAGGGCATTCCCATTGACGGCGAAGGTGTCTACCACGGCAACCTTCTCAAGCTGCTCAACCCCTACGGCCTGCTTGGCGGCGTGATGTTCGTGCTCATGTTCTGCCTGCACGGTGCGTTGTGGCTGGCCATCAAGTCTTCCGGCGAACTGCACGAGCGCGCCATGAAGACCGCGGCCAACCTGTGGCCCTACTTCCTTGCTTCCGCAGTGGCGTTCCTTGCGGCCAGCGCAGTCTACACCAACCTGTATGACAACTATCTGGCCATTCCCCCGCTCATGGGCGTGATCATTCTGGCTGTGGTGTCTCTGTTTACCACCCGTCTGTTCATTTCCAGCGATTCCACCGTGCTTGCATGGTTCTCCAGTGCTGTGACCATTCTGTGCTGCACCCTTTTCGGTGTGATCGGCATGTTCCCCGCGCTGATTCCCTCGAACATCGACGCCCTGTACCATGTTACCATCTACAACGGTGCCTCCAGCCCGCTGACTCTCAAGATCATGCTGGGCGTGGCGCTCACCTTTGTGCCTGTTGTCATTTTCTATCAGGCATGGGTGTACAAGGTGTTCTCCTTCAAGATCACGGACAAGGATCTTGCTTCCGACGAAGCGTACTAG
- a CDS encoding universal stress protein gives MLQEVQSSKTAPRADVQDIPSLLIAVGEQPEHLFGVQFISQFFKDFDRMHFRLMHLLPPSHGVVPGPYGLPVEAGRMDEAIYTRHREMGRHSLQLASGMLRQAGIPEGNISLISRPQNQTKALDLIQESAANNHHALVLGNRGRSWFEAMLDGIPDITREVIDASCGIPLWIAPSIVEKRRDILLCVDGSRYAMNMVRHVGETLGSQGTQNVTLLRVLRDRNNNPTPPEVIFEECRNELEERGVPSDSIRVRVVTDNDPAAGILSVCERGKFAVVAMGRAGYGNSFMRRLLMGSVSRDVMRQLNNACLWLTC, from the coding sequence ATGCTACAGGAAGTGCAGTCAAGCAAGACAGCTCCCAGAGCCGACGTGCAGGACATACCCAGTCTGCTCATCGCAGTAGGCGAGCAGCCCGAACACTTGTTCGGAGTGCAGTTTATCTCACAGTTCTTTAAGGACTTCGACAGGATGCATTTCAGGCTCATGCATCTTCTGCCGCCCAGCCACGGAGTGGTTCCCGGCCCTTACGGCCTGCCCGTGGAAGCCGGCAGAATGGACGAAGCGATCTACACCCGCCATCGCGAAATGGGCAGACACAGCCTGCAGCTGGCCAGCGGCATGCTCCGTCAGGCGGGCATACCCGAGGGCAATATAAGCCTCATCAGTCGTCCCCAGAACCAGACAAAGGCCCTTGACCTGATTCAGGAATCCGCAGCCAACAATCACCATGCGCTCGTGCTCGGCAATCGCGGACGTTCGTGGTTCGAGGCCATGCTGGACGGCATTCCGGACATCACACGTGAAGTCATCGACGCTTCCTGCGGTATTCCGCTGTGGATTGCTCCCTCCATAGTGGAAAAGCGCCGCGATATATTGCTCTGCGTAGACGGTTCCCGCTACGCCATGAACATGGTGCGCCACGTTGGCGAAACCCTCGGTTCGCAGGGCACACAAAACGTCACACTGCTGCGCGTGCTGCGCGACCGCAACAACAACCCCACCCCGCCGGAAGTGATCTTCGAAGAGTGTCGCAACGAGTTGGAAGAACGCGGTGTACCTTCCGATTCCATCCGTGTGCGCGTCGTCACGGACAACGATCCGGCAGCAGGCATCCTTTCCGTGTGCGAACGGGGCAAGTTTGCCGTGGTCGCCATGGGCCGTGCAGGCTACGGCAACAGCTTCATGCGCCGCCTGCTCATGGGGTCCGTGTCCAGAGACGTGATGAGACAATTGAACAACGCCTGCCTCTGGCTGACTTGTTAA